The genomic region GTATAGCCATGTTGGTCACAAATCGGTCAAACTTTGAAACTATATACCCTAGTGTTTCGGATTTTTGTTGTTCAGTTGTCTTGGCGATCTGATCAGTCCAATACCTTTTGACCAGATCATCTTTGATCAATGGAAGCCACTTCTCATTTACCCACTTCTCATCTGTAAGGATCCTTACCACTTCTACTAGAGTAGAGCCTTTTTCAGACATAGCCGTAAGCATAGCGTTTCGAACAGCTCTTTCAAGGATAGGACCTACGATACCCTGTTCATTAGGGTCAAACAGCTTCTTTAGCATTCCGATAAATCCATTTACTACCCTATGTTTATCCTGCTCATTCTGATAATCCATAAGATTAAAACCAAATGGTCTCTCAAAATCTCCTGCATTGAAATATATGACATCTTCGGCTCTCTCATGTGGGATCCTAGGGAGGATCATTTCAGCGAGCTCTCCGTGAGGATCCATTACGCATACACCATCACCATTATAGATATCCTGAATTATCATTCGTAAGAGTGACCAAGACTTACCAGAACCCGTTTGACCTATCACATACATATGCCTGCGTCTGTCATCACGTTTGAAGCAAACCGGTTTAGTTTTCCCCAGATATACATTATTTCCTAACCAAACAGTATCAGGCGAGTTTATGTCCGAATCTACCCAATGTGCAGCAGGAACCTCACGTGATAGCAACCAGTTGATGTTCGGGATCTGGATATTCTTATTTGGGAAGTGATAGAGACCTGCAAGCTCTTCGACATTGAGGACAGTCTTGGTACTAAGTGGCATACGGCGATATATGACATTGTGCATGAACTCTCTTTCGTCTGAGGTACGAATATCTGCTTTTTTCAAAGTATTGATACCTGGGTTGGAGAATTGATCAAAGGCACCTATGATATTTGTCACATGCATTTTTGCGATCTCTGTTTCAGGAGCACTCGCAACTACTCGAATTGCAGCATTAAACCCTATCTTCCCTGACTTTTTAGCAATAGCTTGAAGTTGTTCCTGACTGACGCTGATCCTTTTTTTCTCAGGGTCTGCATTGTTGCTCTCCACTTTACCTACAAATTTCCGTCCAGCTTTCTGCCATCCCGAATCCGCAGGAGAGAGTACTATCTGTATCAAAGCACCCTCCTTATCTCCCATCTTCCCTAGAGATGAGAGGATGTTTGCAAGTGGATCACCTTTAAAATCCTCAGCAACCTTGATCGGATAGTATCGCTCATCTGTGAGATCTAACTGGGTGAATGCAACCTTACCTTCTTCATGAAAAATATTATGTTCATCAACTACTGATACCTCTGCATCCTGATATGAACCTAATATCTGTTTCTCTACAAGATTTGCCAGTTTCTTTGGGGAATACACAAAAAACCTTATCTCCCCAGGAAGTCCGATGACCTCAAAACTGATACTATTTTTGACTGTGATATGTTTCTTAAGACCCTTTCCAGCTCCGCCGATCCCATAAAGATTGGCAAACATCTGCTCTGCGACCCCGATCTCTATCTCATTTCCTTTTGGAACTTTTACCTCAAAGAGTATACCTTCCTTAGTCTTTTCTTCTCGATCTTTCTTTTTTAGATAATTTGAATACAAATATGCAGAAAGACCAGCAACTCCAGCGAGCAGAAGAATGAAAACTACAACAAGTATCAAGAGCCCTATCGAAAAGCCCCCTTGATCTGGCTCATATGGGTT from Candidatus Nomurabacteria bacterium harbors:
- a CDS encoding type IV secretory system conjugative DNA transfer family protein; the protein is MISTVPLITFIDSSDEILLTQAGPPIPGGNDITPGQDVTYPDNPYEPDQGGFSIGLLILVVVFILLLAGVAGLSAYLYSNYLKKKDREEKTKEGILFEVKVPKGNEIEIGVAEQMFANLYGIGGAGKGLKKHITVKNSISFEVIGLPGEIRFFVYSPKKLANLVEKQILGSYQDAEVSVVDEHNIFHEEGKVAFTQLDLTDERYYPIKVAEDFKGDPLANILSSLGKMGDKEGALIQIVLSPADSGWQKAGRKFVGKVESNNADPEKKRISVSQEQLQAIAKKSGKIGFNAAIRVVASAPETEIAKMHVTNIIGAFDQFSNPGINTLKKADIRTSDEREFMHNVIYRRMPLSTKTVLNVEELAGLYHFPNKNIQIPNINWLLSREVPAAHWVDSDINSPDTVWLGNNVYLGKTKPVCFKRDDRRRHMYVIGQTGSGKSWSLLRMIIQDIYNGDGVCVMDPHGELAEMILPRIPHERAEDVIYFNAGDFERPFGFNLMDYQNEQDKHRVVNGFIGMLKKLFDPNEQGIVGPILERAVRNAMLTAMSEKGSTLVEVVRILTDEKWVNEKWLPLIKDDLVKRYWTDQIAKTTEQQKSETLGYIVSKFDRFVTNMAIRNIVGQTESSFNFREVMDSGKILIINLSKGVLGDENAQFLGVMLIPKLVSAALSRQDIPEEDRKDFFFYVDEFQNFATDEFASILSEARKYHLNLTMANQYIAQMPEKVRDAVFGNVGSMMVARVGPEDAEFLEKQFEPTLSSNDLLNQPNVHAYVKMITDGKYSSPFSLDPGFGPLYPNSGFDLPKNKEVAELIKRLSKLKYGRDATIVAEEMSKRADLAIQPGTQQDNKSNPPPLTLK